Proteins from a genomic interval of Paenibacillus sp. FSL R5-0623:
- a CDS encoding KOW domain-containing RNA-binding protein codes for MNSQSNPQLGQLVKIRKGRNADQAAVIVAIADGKFVYIADGDKRKFDQPKKKNLLHLELQPMISSEVVNSLNESGRVTNGKLRYAVHSFLESTNIQAEEKGD; via the coding sequence ATGAACAGTCAGTCTAATCCGCAGCTCGGTCAACTTGTGAAGATCCGTAAAGGCCGCAATGCGGACCAAGCCGCAGTAATTGTTGCTATAGCGGACGGTAAGTTCGTATATATTGCGGATGGAGACAAACGTAAGTTTGATCAACCAAAGAAGAAGAATCTTCTTCATCTTGAACTCCAGCCCATGATTAGCAGCGAGGTTGTGAACAGTTTAAACGAGAGTGGTCGGGTGACAAATGGAAAGCTCCGTTACGCGGTTCATTCATTTCTGGAATCCACCAACATTCAAGCTGAAGAGAAAGGAGACTGA